Proteins co-encoded in one Cyprinus carpio isolate SPL01 chromosome B5, ASM1834038v1, whole genome shotgun sequence genomic window:
- the LOC122137347 gene encoding non-POU domain-containing octamer-binding protein-like has protein sequence MQGNRGPRSEQQNHGPPRQQPNPQQEQQRKPPGADSNGQHTDAGEQSSPNAAFTIDLQNFKKPGEKTYTQRSRLFVGNLPTGTSEEDVEKLFSKYGKPSEIFINKERGFGFIRLETKTLADIAKAELDDTVFKGRQIRVRFATHGASLMVKNLPQFVSNELLEEAFAMFGPIERAIVIVDDRGRPTGKGIVEFANKPSARKALDRCGDGAFLLTTFPRPVTVEPMEQLDEDEGLPERLINKNPLYHKEREQPPRFAQPGSFEYEYAMRWKALMEMEKQQFEQVDRNIKEAQEKLETEMEAARHEHQVMLMRQDLLRRQEELRRMEEAHSQEVQKRKQMELRQEEERRRREEELRAHSEDLMRRQQGQGGNFSEKRDPDMRMHMGGQGMAMNRNPMGGNTTTAGAASLASSEGAAGNPGCPQQTPHIPRPPAKTVTEKER, from the exons ATGCAAGGAAACAGAGGACCCCGTTCAGAGCAGCAGAATCACGGCCCACCCCGACAGCAGCCCAACCCCCAGCAGGAACAGCAGAGGAAGCCCCCAGGAGCCGACAGCAATGGACAGCACACTGATGCTGGAGAGCAGAGCAGCCCGA ATGCTGCTTTCACTATAGACCTGCAGAACTTCAAGAAGCCAGGCGAGAAGACCTACACGCAGAGGAGCAGGCTGTTTGTGGGGAACCTGCCCACTGGAACCTCAGAGGAGGATGTGGAGAAGCTCTTCTCCAAGTATGGAAAACCTTCTGAGATTTTCATCAACAAGGAAAGAGGCTTCGGCTTCATCAGGCTG GAAACAAAGACTCTTGCAGACATAGCGAAAGCAGAACTGGATGACACTGTGTTCAAAGGTCGCCAGATCCGTGTGCGTTTTGCCACTCACGGAGCTTCGCTGATGGTCAAGAACCTGCCTCAGTTTGTGTCCAACGAGCTCCTGGAGGAGGCCTTCGCCATGTTCGGTCCGATCGAACGGGCCATTGTCATCGTCGATGATCGTGGCAGGCCAACTGGGAAGGGCATTGTGGAGTTTGCCAACAAACCCTCTGCCAGGAAAGCTCTGGACCGTTGTGGAGATGGAGCCTTTCTTCTCACCAC TTTCCCCAGGCCTGTTACCGTTGAGCCGATGGAGCAGCTTGATGAGGATGAAGGACTTCCTGAGAGACTtattaacaaaaacccactataTCACAA AGAACGCGAGCAGCCGCCCCGGTTCGCTCAGCCAGGCTCGTTTGAGTACGAGTATGCTATGCGCTGGAAGGCCTTAATGGAAATGGAAAAGCAGCAGTTTGAACAAGTTGATCGAAACATCAAAGAGGCCCAAGAGAAGCTGGAGACTGAAATGGAAGCAGCACGACATGAGCACCAAGTCATGTTGATGAGACAAG ATCTCCTGCGCAGACAGGAAGAGTTGAGGAGAATGGAGGAGGCTCATAGCCAGGAGGTGCAGAAACGGAAACAGATGGAGCTGCGTCAGGAGGAGGAGCGgcggaggagagaggaggagctCCGTGCTCACTCTGAGGACCTGATGAGGAGACAGCAGGGGCAGGGAGGCAACTTCTCTGAGAAA aGAGATCCAGACATGAGGATGCATATGGGAG GTCAGGGAATGGCCATGAACAGGAACCCGATGGGTGGAAATACCACAACAGCAGGGGCTGCCAGCTTGGCTTCCAGTGAG GGGGCTGCCGGTAATCCAGGTTGTCCCCAACAAACCCCCCATATTCCTAGACCACCAGCCAAAA CTGTTACAGAGAAGGAAAgataa
- the LOC109083162 gene encoding uncharacterized protein LOC109083162 isoform X1 has protein sequence MSLSYKSHSNMRDDNERDSRTMKRKTDPDELKAPGKKRQKIKDKNEGKSAAVQKSDALVGKADSTKTEVKVSSKDKDKGRKNKSAHSTDWSEDDEKNNSDGGKNTSEIKRNEKGQLVFKDHPEFTPNLTPKEVLQAGSFGGTYFRPIYSSITKQHYKDVWQELPEDWLDGLNISKQVASSTYRENVNIYNVKCGGSLEMWESSGWIVPQDPYGWFQWYCRFYHGRRTEDDARQISRWAKCAGVKGRWRQNLITKVVRSGCAYDNPSVSPVVRQTLQHWGYKLTLEDYKEGAKRVKPK, from the exons ATGTCCTTAAGTTACAAAAGCCATTCAAACATGAGAGACGACAATGAAAGAGACAGTAGAAcgatgaaaagaaaaacagatccGGATGAGTTAAAGGCGCCTGGGAAGAAGAGacagaaaataaaagacaaaaacgaGGGAAAGAGCGCCGCAGTGCAGAAATCAGacg CTCTCGTTGGTAAAGCTGACTCTACAAAAACTGAAGTGAAGGTTTCTAGCAAAGACAAGGACaaagggagaaaaaataaatctgcCCACTCAACAGACTGGTCTGAGGATGATGAGAAAAACAACTCCGATGGCGGCAAAAATACCTCTGAAATAAAGAGGAATGAGAAAGGACAACTTGTGTTTAAAG ACCACCCAGAGTTCACACCTAACTTGACTCCCAAAGAGGTTTTACAGGCAGGCAGTTTTGGGGGTACCTATTTTAGGCCCATCTACTCCAGTATCACAA agcaACATTACAAAGATGTTTGGCAGGAGCTTCCCGAAGACTGGCTGGATGGGCTAAACATCTCCAAACAG GTGGCTTCATCCACGTACAGGGAAAACGTGAACATCTATAATGTAAAATGTGGAGGCAGTCTAGAGATGTGGGAAAGCAGTGGCTGGATTGTGCCCCAGGATCCTTATGGCTGGTTCCAGTGGTACTGCAG GTTTTACCACGGCAGGCGAACAGAGGACGATGCACGTCAGATCAGTCGCTGGGCCAAATGTGCAGGAGTCAAAGGTCGGTGGAGGCAGAATCTCATCACAAAAGTGGTCCGGTCCGGTTGTGCTTATGACAACCCCAGTGTTTCCCCGGTGGTCAGACAGACTCTGCAGCACTGGGGCTACAAACTCACCCTGGAGGACTACAAGGAAGGAGCAAAGAGAGTCAAACCCAAATAG
- the LOC109083162 gene encoding uncharacterized protein LOC109083162 isoform X2 — protein MPELSVLIKTDVALVGKADSTKTEVKVSSKDKDKGRKNKSAHSTDWSEDDEKNNSDGGKNTSEIKRNEKGQLVFKDHPEFTPNLTPKEVLQAGSFGGTYFRPIYSSITKQHYKDVWQELPEDWLDGLNISKQVASSTYRENVNIYNVKCGGSLEMWESSGWIVPQDPYGWFQWYCRFYHGRRTEDDARQISRWAKCAGVKGRWRQNLITKVVRSGCAYDNPSVSPVVRQTLQHWGYKLTLEDYKEGAKRVKPK, from the exons ATGCCTGAATTATCAGTACTGATAAAAACTGATGTTG CTCTCGTTGGTAAAGCTGACTCTACAAAAACTGAAGTGAAGGTTTCTAGCAAAGACAAGGACaaagggagaaaaaataaatctgcCCACTCAACAGACTGGTCTGAGGATGATGAGAAAAACAACTCCGATGGCGGCAAAAATACCTCTGAAATAAAGAGGAATGAGAAAGGACAACTTGTGTTTAAAG ACCACCCAGAGTTCACACCTAACTTGACTCCCAAAGAGGTTTTACAGGCAGGCAGTTTTGGGGGTACCTATTTTAGGCCCATCTACTCCAGTATCACAA agcaACATTACAAAGATGTTTGGCAGGAGCTTCCCGAAGACTGGCTGGATGGGCTAAACATCTCCAAACAG GTGGCTTCATCCACGTACAGGGAAAACGTGAACATCTATAATGTAAAATGTGGAGGCAGTCTAGAGATGTGGGAAAGCAGTGGCTGGATTGTGCCCCAGGATCCTTATGGCTGGTTCCAGTGGTACTGCAG GTTTTACCACGGCAGGCGAACAGAGGACGATGCACGTCAGATCAGTCGCTGGGCCAAATGTGCAGGAGTCAAAGGTCGGTGGAGGCAGAATCTCATCACAAAAGTGGTCCGGTCCGGTTGTGCTTATGACAACCCCAGTGTTTCCCCGGTGGTCAGACAGACTCTGCAGCACTGGGGCTACAAACTCACCCTGGAGGACTACAAGGAAGGAGCAAAGAGAGTCAAACCCAAATAG